The following proteins are encoded in a genomic region of Candidatus Nitrospira nitrificans:
- the flhB gene encoding flagellar biosynthesis protein FlhB, whose protein sequence is MAEDRSNKTEPATPKRKEEARKKGQIAISRDLSTAVILLSGIGLLAAMLPVGVLKMTEMTRQGLTLSFPLAFYQHMSVEQVYEVVIQASLTVVTLSLPVVLGILVMGSAAALLQTGMLWRAEAIQPDVERISPIKGLSRLFSLRSVMELVKGLLKIAIVTGVGLWVARYDVLQIPGLVGFDMGSVLDVTGRLSLKVGLAVAGAIAVLAGFDYAYQRFEWERNLRMSIQEIKEEHKAAEGDPLIKSRVRTIQREMTKKRMMAAVKTADVVITNPTHLAVALKYDTSTMGAPMVVAKGAGLVAERIRELARHHGVPVVEQKFVARTLFKLVEIGKEIPNELYRAVAEILAFVYRARGVTP, encoded by the coding sequence ATGGCTGAGGATCGGAGCAATAAAACAGAACCAGCGACGCCGAAACGAAAAGAGGAGGCGCGCAAGAAGGGACAGATCGCGATCAGTCGCGATCTGTCGACGGCCGTCATCCTCTTGAGCGGCATCGGGCTGCTGGCGGCCATGTTGCCGGTCGGCGTTCTCAAGATGACCGAGATGACCCGTCAAGGGCTCACACTCTCGTTCCCCTTGGCGTTTTACCAACATATGTCCGTCGAACAGGTGTACGAGGTCGTCATCCAGGCCAGCCTCACGGTGGTGACACTGAGTCTTCCGGTCGTGCTGGGCATTTTGGTGATGGGGAGCGCCGCGGCGCTGCTGCAGACAGGAATGTTATGGCGTGCCGAAGCGATTCAACCGGATGTCGAACGCATCAGTCCGATCAAGGGGTTATCCCGGCTCTTCTCGTTGCGGTCTGTGATGGAGCTGGTGAAGGGGCTGCTCAAGATTGCGATTGTGACGGGTGTCGGCCTGTGGGTTGCCCGGTACGACGTGCTTCAGATCCCGGGGTTGGTGGGATTCGATATGGGCAGCGTCCTGGACGTCACCGGCCGGCTCTCGTTGAAGGTGGGATTGGCCGTCGCCGGGGCCATCGCGGTCCTGGCCGGGTTTGACTATGCCTACCAACGTTTTGAGTGGGAACGCAACCTCCGGATGTCGATACAAGAGATCAAGGAGGAACACAAGGCCGCGGAAGGCGATCCGCTCATCAAGAGTCGCGTGCGGACCATTCAGCGAGAGATGACGAAAAAACGCATGATGGCCGCCGTGAAGACGGCGGACGTGGTGATCACCAACCCGACACACCTGGCTGTGGCGTTGAAGTATGACACGAGCACGATGGGCGCTCCTATGGTCGTCGCCAAAGGAGCCGGCTTGGTTGCCGAACGTATCCGCGAGTTGGCTCGACATCACGGGGTGCCGGTCGTCGAACAGAAATTCGTGGCCCGAACACTGTTCAAACTCGTCGAGATCGGCAAAGAGATTCCAAACGAGCTGTACCGCGCGGTCGCGGAGATCCTCGCGTTTGTGTATCGAGCCAGAGGCGTCACTCCATGA
- the fliR gene encoding flagellar biosynthetic protein FliR — protein MTQTIQILLPEFQGFLVLISRIGGLLAALPVLSGRAVPTKVKVALVLALGVLLAPIVPLPAVPYDPIVLAGGLISEMVIGLAIGLAVRLFFGALELAGEVIGVQMGFGVVQLLDPTTSEHTPIIGQYFTLLATLIFLSLNGHLLLVATILSSYESIPAFGASLTGGMGEAILRLAQNMFVVGLKLAAPVLVIILLINILLALLGRAVSQINVFVLSFPVTIAGGLAVLALSVPFVVELLVREIERLQLTIEEFMKALGHG, from the coding sequence TTGACGCAGACCATCCAGATTCTGCTTCCTGAGTTTCAAGGGTTTTTGGTCCTCATTTCCCGTATCGGCGGGTTGTTGGCCGCGCTGCCGGTATTGAGCGGGCGGGCCGTTCCTACAAAAGTCAAAGTGGCGCTCGTCCTGGCGTTGGGCGTGCTGTTGGCTCCCATCGTCCCACTTCCCGCCGTGCCCTATGACCCTATTGTCTTGGCCGGCGGGCTCATCAGTGAAATGGTCATCGGTTTGGCGATCGGACTGGCTGTGCGATTGTTTTTCGGGGCGCTTGAATTGGCCGGAGAGGTGATCGGCGTGCAGATGGGATTCGGCGTCGTTCAACTGTTGGATCCCACGACATCGGAGCATACCCCCATCATCGGGCAATACTTCACCCTTCTGGCGACCCTCATCTTCCTTTCGCTGAACGGGCATCTCCTGCTGGTGGCGACGATTCTCTCGAGCTATGAATCCATTCCGGCATTCGGCGCGTCCCTCACCGGAGGCATGGGAGAGGCGATTCTCCGCCTCGCTCAGAACATGTTTGTCGTGGGGTTGAAGTTGGCGGCGCCCGTGCTCGTCATCATTCTTTTGATCAATATTCTTCTGGCGCTGCTGGGACGGGCGGTCAGTCAGATCAACGTATTCGTGTTGAGTTTCCCTGTCACGATCGCCGGCGGGTTGGCGGTGTTGGCGCTGTCCGTGCCGTTTGTAGTCGAACTCTTAGTCCGAGAAATAGAGCGACTGCAATTGACGATCGAGGAGTTCATGAAAGCGCTGGGACATGGCTGA
- the fliQ gene encoding flagellar biosynthesis protein FliQ has translation MTPEMVTELARHALETTLLVSAPILGLSLLIGLAVSAFQAMTQLNEATLTFVPKVVVLFVALLLFLPWMMNTMTTYMADLLMNIPNYVH, from the coding sequence ATGACGCCGGAAATGGTCACGGAGCTGGCCAGACATGCATTAGAAACGACGCTGTTGGTGTCGGCGCCGATTCTGGGGCTCAGTCTGCTCATCGGTCTGGCGGTCAGTGCGTTCCAGGCCATGACGCAACTGAACGAAGCCACGCTCACGTTCGTTCCGAAAGTGGTGGTCCTGTTCGTGGCATTGCTGCTCTTCCTTCCCTGGATGATGAACACCATGACCACCTACATGGCCGATCTTTTGATGAATATTCCCAACTATGTGCATTAA